One window from the genome of Esox lucius isolate fEsoLuc1 chromosome 23, fEsoLuc1.pri, whole genome shotgun sequence encodes:
- the tnnt2c gene encoding troponin T2c, cardiac — protein sequence MSDTEETVEKYKQEEEEADEEEEVEESSEVEELVEEEEDAEEEQEELQQEEDEREQVEGNQGEAKPRTKYIPNIAPPKLPDGEKVDFDDLHRKRLEKDFNDLQSLIELHFSSRQKEEEELVALRSRIERRRADRSEQQRVRSEQDRERQARLTEERARREVEAAKLRAEEEAKKKKVFSNKAFGGYMQKVDVKKGKKLTEREKKTKALLERRKPLNIDHLNQEKLAEKARELWQWLCQLHAEKFDLAEKLKRQKYDVYVLRNRVTDHQRGSKAAKATRGSKKLR from the coding sequence ATGTCAGACACAGAGGAAACTGTGGAGAAATACAagcaggaggaagaagaggcgGATGAGGAAGAAGAAGTTGAGGAATCATCTGAGGTGGAAGAACTggtagaggaggaagaggacgcTGAAGAGGAGCAGGAAGAACTGCAACAGGAGGAAGATGAGCGGGAACAAGTGGAGGGAAACCAGGGGGAAGCCAAGCCACGGACCAAGTACATACCCAACATTGCTCCTCCCAAGCTGCCAGACGGCGAGAAAGTAGACTTTGATGACCTACACAGGAAGAGGCTGGAGAAAGACTTCAACGACCTGCAGAGCCTAATTGAGCTGCATTTCTCCAGCCgccagaaagaggaggaggagctggttGCCCTTCGTAGCCGCATCGAGCGGCGACGTGCCGACCGATCTGAGCAGCAGCGTGTTCGCAGCGAGCAGGACCGTGAGCGACAGGCCCGTCTCACTGAGGAGCGGGCCCGACGTGAAGTAGAAGCGGCCAAGCTCCGCGCTGAGGAGGAAGCCAAGAAGAAGAAGGTATTCTCCAACAAGGCATTTGGTGGTTACATGCAGAAGGTGGACGTGAAGAAGGGCAAGAAGCTTACGGAGCGTGAGAAAAAGACCAAGGCTCTGTTGGAGCGCCGCAAGCCCCTCAATATTGACCACCTCAACCAGGAGAAGCTGGCGGAGAAGGCTCGCGAGCTCTGGCAGTGGCTTTGCCAGTTGCATGCCGAAAAGTTTGACTTGGCTGAAAAGCTGAAGAGGCAGAAGTACGACGTGTATGTGCTGCGGAACCGAGTCACCGACCACCAGAGGGGCTCTAAGGCGGCCAAGGCAACTCGCGGGTCCAAGAAGTTACGTTAG
- the rps16 gene encoding 40S ribosomal protein S16 has protein sequence MPAKGPLQSVQVFGRKKTATAVAHCKRGNGLIKVNGRPLEMIEPATLQYKLLEPVLLLGKERFAGVDIRVRVKGGGHVAQIYAIRQSISKALVAYYQKYVDEASKKEIKDILIQYDRTLLVADPRRCESKKFGGPGARARYQKSYR, from the exons ATGCCGGCCAAAGGTCCTCTGCAGTCTGTCCAGGTTTTTGGACGTAAA AAAACGGCAACCGCTGTTGCTCACTGCAAGAGGGGGAATGGCCTTATCAAGGTGAACGGCAGACCCCTCGAGATGATTGAGCCAGCCACTCTCCAGTATAAG CTGCTGGAGCCAGTGCTGCTGTTGGGCAAGGAGCGTTTCGCCGGTGTTGACATCCGGGTCCGGGTGAAGGGGGGTGGACATGTCGCACAGATCTATG CCATCCGTCAGTCAATCTCCAAAGCCTTGGTTGCATACTATCAGAAAT ATGTGGATGAAGCGTCCAAGAAGGAGATCAAGGACATACTGATCCAGTACGATAGGACCCTGTTGGTGGCTGACCCTCGTCGCTGCGAGTCCAAGAAGTTCGGTGGACCTGGAGCCCGTGCCCGCTACCAGAAGTCTTACCGTTAA